One genomic segment of Clavelina lepadiformis chromosome 3, kaClaLepa1.1, whole genome shotgun sequence includes these proteins:
- the LOC143449319 gene encoding dual oxidase 2-like isoform X2, whose amino-acid sequence MFGIQPTCLVAIFTLVAAVTGQESVFGGGGYEEKEYHPYDGWFNNRAHPEWGVVEGPLTRRVESHYADGTYAPSGGDRPNPRSVSEETMSGLTGEGSYVNRTALLVFFGQQVVEEILDAQRPGCPPEYFNIPIPKGDPLYDKEGRGDVVLPFLRSRYDMSITGYNPNQPRQQLNEITPFIDGGLTYGVSKAWADALRLLKSNCSERSASNNLFASQDDPQDCRGELASYKGDGRFPVENSLGLPLANPPPPRDHQLKSATRFFRLGNPRGNENPFLLTFGILWFRHHNWLAREFRKHNSDWSDEKVYNEARAMNIAIHQKIVLYDWLPLLLGSCEGRTDGGEICLNVTEYDGYKSAIHPGVTHVFQSAAMRWGHTLVPPGVYRRTGYNDGTCEFLKTTRFTAGDRHDFVAVHENKPGLRTCNTYWNSLEAIQETDIDTMLMGMASQISEREDNIITPDLRGNVFGPLEFSRRDLMALNIQRGRDHGLPDYNTARRAFGLQEKQTFEEINPTLFNTQSGKTERANGTGVLERLKQVHNNTLSKVDVWTGGLLETQQGGPGELFRAIIRDQFLRIRDGDRFWFENTRNGLFSSSQLSFIWNTTIRDVILRTNPSMKESDIQGNPFQWRTGDSNLNCPQPDQLSELDMENCTDPEYFDYFSGSEVSYALTFTSFGLFIIATLLFLIILGKQNESKRKVMKKRAAALTKKQSTQQSGDDYDIATEILGKKSREITIKLGPGKLIQIKTVSGRKLRTIDLSKSDEVLICRSYSKERTEMFLRVSDDTHDLVLNFNDSEERDSFVVRAKTFLQENNIRYNDTEVSSSQLMGQASTKEMRDKLLQRFFKTALAASVKLETDEGESLRDLVNSKEARKFIHVELSKREFAEYLKLKPDSLFVEQMFSTADTDQSGAISFREFLDIMVLFTKGSPDDKAKLMFNMYDLDKSGELSVDEFRVMLKSMMEMVSTSVESEQLDDLVNTMMTSHGFGNKTSLTLNDFNKIMSKYSTELSDASLHVPVGNGDQDGFDRGIDKQRQQTVMHAAPARENRALRARRTVRAYAEKRHGDAGIRQRADRKSRVQVKVTEAKFEKNEVIQWWQSVQKYIQNYRLEIFWLSLYLLVLAGIFIERAYYYSVEREFAGLRRIAGYGVSITRGAASAMMFTYCSILVTMCRNTITALRETFLHRYIPFDSAVTMHKIIAWLALVFTVMHIIGHSLNIYAISTQPAGDLTCLFRDYWRPSDELPKFHYWCWQTLTGITGVLLTLIIIVMYIFASDYSRQRVFKWFWWTHNFGYFGVYFFMVFHGSGFLVQDPFFYYFFLGPGILYTLDKLYSVSRSKTEIAVVKAELLPSEVTYLEFKRPSTFDYKAGQWVRIACLSQSPSEYHPFTLTSAPSEDTLKLHIRAVGPWTINLRNIYNPEVLRDSPYPKLYLDGPFGEGHQDWYKFDVSVLVGGGIGVTPFASILKDLIATAQSGVKIACKKVYFMWITRDQNQYEWLTDIIQEVEGKDTNGVLDTHIFITQFPQKFDLRTTMLYICERHFQKVAGKSLFTGLRAVTHFGRPEFKSFFASLPEEHPEVTKFGVFSCGPPPMTNGVDKTCSELNKYEGPSFLHHFENF is encoded by the exons TTGTGGCGGCGGTAACTGGCCAGGAGTCAGTATTCGGCGGTGGCGGATACGAAGAGAAGGAATATCATCCCTACGATGGCTGGTTCAACAACAGAGCTCATCCAGAGTGGGGGGTTGTAG AGGGACCTCTGACCCGACGGGTGGAATCTCACTACGCTGATGGCACGTACGCGCCCTCTGGCGGCGATCGTCCCAACCCTCGATCTGTCAGCGAGGAAACGATGAGCGGCCTCACTGGGGAGGGATCTTACGTCAACAGAACCGCACTGCTCGTTTTCTTcg GTCAACAAGTGGTCGAGGAGATCTTGGACGCGCAGAGACCCGGATGCCCGCCCGAGTACTTCAATATCCCCATCCCGAAGGGGGATCCCCTGTATGACAAGGAGGGGCGAGGGGACGTTGTTCTCCCGTTCCTGCGATCAAGATATGACATGTCAATCACCGGCTACAACCCCAACCAGCCCCGACAGCAG TTGAACGAAATCACCCCGTTCATTGATGGAGGCCTCACCTATGGGGTGAGCAAGGCCTGGGCGGATGCTCTGCGTCTGTTGAAGTCGAATTGTTCGGAAAGGAGCGCCAGCAACAACTTATTCGCGTCACAG GACGACCCGCAAGATTGTCGGGGTGAGCTGGCCTCTTATAAAGGGGACGGGAGATTCCCGGTCGAAAACTCACTTGGTCTGCCCCTGGCTAACCCGCCGCCTCCCCGTGACCATCAGTTGAAGTCGGCGACGAGATTCTTCC GACTGGGGAACCCCCGTGGTAACGAAAACCCTTTTCTTCTTACGTTTGGTATTTTGTGGTTTCGACATCATAATTGGTTGGCACGTGAGTTTCGTAAACACAATTCTGATTGGTCGGACGAGAAGGTATACAATGAAGCTCGCGCCATGAACATCGCGATCCATCAG AAAATTGTGCTTTACGATTGGTTGCCTTTGCTACTTGGAAGCTGTGAGGGAAGAACAGATGGTGGAGAAATATGTTTGAACGTCACTGAATATGACG GGTACAAATCGGCAATTCATCCGGGGGTTACCCACGTTTTTCAATCTGCCGCCATGAGATGGGGTCACACACTGGTGCCACCTGGCGTTTACAGACGAACCGGTTATAACGA CGGAACTTGcgaatttttgaaaacaacgcGCTTCACCGCCGGTGACAGGCACGACTTTGTCGCTGTGCACGAAAACAAACCTGGCCTGAGGACGTGCAACACTTACTGGAACTCTCTG GAGGCGATCCAAGAGACCGACATTGACACGATGCTGATGGGGATGGCGAGCCAAATATCGGAGCGGGAGGACAACATCATCACTCCAGATCTCAGGGGAAACGTGTTTGGACCTTTGGAGTTTTCACGACGTGATCTCATGGCTCTTAACATTCAG AGAGGGCGCGACCACGGGTTGCCAGATTACAACACTGCAAGAAGGGCGTTCGGTTTGCAGGAAAAGCAGACTTTTGAGGAAATCAATCCCACACTTTTCAACACTCAAAGTGGAAAGACTGAGCGGGCAAACGGGACAgga GTTCTTGAAAGACTCAAACAAGTTCACAACAACACGCTGAGCAAAGTTGACGTTTGGACCGGAGGGCTGCTTGAAACGCAGCAAGGTGGGCCGGGGGAGTTGTTCCGGGCGATCATTCGCGACCAGTTTCTCAGGATTCGTGACGGAGACAGATTTTGGTTCGAGAACACAAGAAACGG GTTGTTCTCATCAAGTCAACTTTCATTCATTTGGAACACGACCATACGTGATGTGATACTTCGCACGAACCCTTCCATGAAAGAATCGGACATCCAGGGTAACCCCTTCCAATGGAGGACAG GCGACTCAAACCTAAACTGCCCTCAACCGGACCAGTTGAGCGAACTTGATATGGAGAACTGCACAGACCCTGAGTATTTTGACTACTTCAGTGGCAGCGAGGTCTCTTACGCTCTTACCTTCACTTCGTTCGGACTTTTCATAATCG CGACTCTGTTGTTCTTGATCATCCTCGGCAAACAAAATGAGTCCAAGAGGAAAGTGATGAAGAAGCGAGCTGCCGCGCTCACCAAGAAGCAAAGTACTCAACAAAGTGGCGATGATTACGACATTGCTACGGAAATTCTGGGCAAGAAGTCCCGTGAAATAACC ATTAAATTGGGTCCAGGAAAACtgattcaaataaaaactgttaGTGGACGAAAACTTCGCACGATTGACCTTTCCAAGTCAGACGAAGTCCTCATCTGTCGTTCATACAGCAAAGAAAGGACGGAAATGTTTTTACGAGTTTCCGACGATACCCACGACTTG GTTCTCAATTTCAATGACAGCGAAGAACGAGACAGTTTCGTGGTAAGAGCGAAAACTTTCCTCCAAGAGAACAACATCCGGTACAACGACACTGAAGTCAGCTCAAGTCAACTGATGGGGCAAGCCAGCACCAAGGAGATGAGGGATAAATTGTTACAGagatttttcaaaactgcGCTAGCTGCT TCTGTTAAACTGGAAACTGACGAAGGCGAAAGCTTACGAGATCTTGTTAACTCGAAAGAGGCGCGAAAGTTTATCCACGTCGAGTTAAGCAAGAGAGAGTTTGCTGAATACCTGAAGCTGAAACCCGACAGCTTGTTCGTGGAGCAAATGTTCAGCACAGCGGACACCGACCAAAGCGGTGCCATCTCCTTCCGGGAGTTTCTTGACATCATGGTCCTCTTTACTAAAG GCTCTCCTGACGACAAGGCCAAACTCATGTTTAACATGTACGACTTGGACAAAAGTGGAGAACTGTCAGTTGATGAATTCAGAGTCATGCTCAA GTCGATGATGGAAATGGTGAGCACGTCAGTCGAAAGCGAACAACTCGACGATCTTGTCAACACAATGATGACCAGCCATGGCTTCGGGAACAAGACCTCTTTAACTTTGAACGATTTTAACAAGATCATGTCGAAGTATTCTACGGAGCTGAGCGACGCGTCCCTTCACGTCCCAG TTGGGAATGGAGACCAAGATGGTTTTGACAGAG GCATCGACAAACAACGGCAACAGACTGTCATGCACGCAGCACCAGCTCGCGAGAATCGTGCCCTCAGAGCAAGGCGGACTGTGAGAGCATACGCCGAAAA ACGTCATGGCGACGCAGGAATTCGACAACGTGCTGATAGAAAATCACGTGTTCAAGTCAAAGTTACAGAAGCAAAGTTTGAGAAGAATGAAGTTATCCAATGGTGGCAGAGTGTGCAAAAGTACATTCAAAACTACAGACTGGAAATATTTTGGCTTTCGCTGTATCTTCTGGTGTTAGCCGGGATCTTCATCGAACGAGCTTATT ATTACTCCGTGGAGCGAGAATTTGCAGGACTTCGTCGTATTGCTGGCTATGGCGTCTCCATCACACGTGGCGCCGCCTCGGCAATGATGTTTACGTACTGCAGCATACTAGTCACCATGTGCCGTAACACGATTACTGCACTTCGGGAAACATTCCTTCATCGCTATATACCGTTTGATTCTGCCGTCACAATGCATAAGATTATTGCCTGGCTCGCATTGGTATTCACAG TCATGCACATCATTGGTCACTCTCTGAACATTTATGCAATCTCCACCCAACCTGCCGGTGACCTGACCTGCCTGTTCCGAGACTATTGGCGCCCTAGTGACGAGTTGCCCAAGTTCCACTACTGGTGCTGGCAGACTTTGACAGGCATCACCGGAGTTCTTCTCACGCTTATTATCATTGTTAT GTACATCTTTGCCTCCGACTATTCCCGACAAAGGGTTTTTAAATGGTTTTGGTGGACGCACAACTTCGGTTACTTTGGAGTTTATTTCTTCATGGTTTTTCATGGCAGCGGGTTTTTGGTTCAg GATCCTTTCTTTTACTACTTCTTCCTCGGACCTGGCATACTCTACACCCTCGACAAACTGTACAGCGTCAGCAGAAGCAAGACAGAAATAGCAGTCGTTAAAGCTGAACTTCTTCCATCTGAAGTGACCTATCTTGAATTTAAGCGCCCTTCTACCTTTGACTACAAAGCAGGCCAATGG gtTCGAATCGCGTGTCTTTCTCAATCTCCGAGCGAATACCATCCATTTACACTGACGTCAGCTCCATCTGAGGACACCTTGAAGCTTCACATAAGAGCGGTGGGGCCGTGGACAATCAACCTCCGAAACATTTACAATCCTGAAGTATTGAGGGATTCTCCTTATCCAAAG CTTTACCTCGACGGCCCATTCGGTGAAGGGCACCAGGACTGGTACAAATTTGATGTTTCTGTTCTTGTGGGCGGCGGCATCGGTGTCACACCATTCGCTTCCATTTTGAAGGATCTTATCGCAACTGCACAATCAGGAGTGAAAATCGCCTGCAAGAAG GTGTACTTTATGTGGATCACGAGAGACCAGAACCAGTACGAGTGGTTGACCGACATCATACAAGAAGTGGAAGGTAAAGACACAAACGGGGTTCTTGACACTCACATCTTCATCACTCAGTTCCCGCAAAAGTTCGACTTGCGAACCACAATGCTG taCATCTGCGAGAGACATTTCCAGAAGGTTGCTGGAAAGTCTCTTTTTACTGGCTTGCGGGCTGTCACACACTTTGGTCGTCCCGAATTTAAGTCCTTTTTTGCTTCTTTGCCCGAAGAACATCCTGAG GTGACAAAATTCGGCGTGTTTAGCTGTGGACCGCCTCCGATGACGAATGGCGTTGATAAGACTTGCTCTGAGCTAAACAAATATGAAGGACCCTCCTTCCTACATCACTTCGAAAACTTTTAA
- the LOC143449319 gene encoding dual oxidase 2-like isoform X3: MFGIQPTCLVAIFTLVAAVTGQESVFGGGGYEEKEYHPYDGWFNNRAHPEWGVVEGPLTRRVESHYADGTYAPSGGDRPNPRSVSEETMSGLTGEGSYVNRTALLVFFGQQVVEEILDAQRPGCPPEYFNIPIPKGDPLYDKEGRGDVVLPFLRSRYDMSITGYNPNQPRQQLNEITPFIDGGLTYGVSKAWADALRLLKSNCSERSASNNLFASQDDPQDCRGELASYKGDGRFPVENSLGLPLANPPPPRDHQLKSATRFFRLGNPRGNENPFLLTFGILWFRHHNWLAREFRKHNSDWSDEKVYNEARAMNIAIHQKIVLYDWLPLLLGSCEGRTDGGEICLNVTEYDGYKSAIHPGVTHVFQSAAMRWGHTLVPPGVYRRTGYNETSGTCEFLKTTRFTAGDRHDFVAVHENKPGLRTCNTYWNSLEAIQETDIDTMLMGMASQISEREDNIITPDLRGNVFGPLEFSRRDLMALNIQRGRDHGLPDYNTARRAFGLQEKQTFEEINPTLFNTQSGKTERANGTGVLERLKQVHNNTLSKVDVWTGGLLETQQGGPGELFRAIIRDQFLRIRDGDRFWFENTRNGLFSSSQLSFIWNTTIRDVILRTNPSMKESDIQGNPFQWRTGDSNLNCPQPDQLSELDMENCTDPEYFDYFSGSEVSYALTFTSFGLFIIATLLFLIILGKQNESKRKVMKKRAAALTKKQSTQQSGDDYDIATEILGKKSREITIKLGPGKLIQIKTVSGRKLRTIDLSKSDEVLICRSYSKERTEMFLRVSDDTHDLVLNFNDSEERDSFVVRAKTFLQENNIRYNDTEVSSSQLMGQASTKEMRDKLLQRFFKTALAASVKLETDEGESLRDLVNSKEARKFIHVELSKREFAEYLKLKPDSLFVEQMFSTADTDQSGAISFREFLDIMVLFTKGSPDDKAKLMFNMYDLDKSGELSVDEFRVMLKSMMEMVSTSVESEQLDDLVNTMMTSHGFGNKTSLTLNDFNKIMSKYSTELSDASLHVPGIDKQRQQTVMHAAPARENRALRARRTVRAYAEKRHGDAGIRQRADRKSRVQVKVTEAKFEKNEVIQWWQSVQKYIQNYRLEIFWLSLYLLVLAGIFIERAYYYSVEREFAGLRRIAGYGVSITRGAASAMMFTYCSILVTMCRNTITALRETFLHRYIPFDSAVTMHKIIAWLALVFTVMHIIGHSLNIYAISTQPAGDLTCLFRDYWRPSDELPKFHYWCWQTLTGITGVLLTLIIIVMYIFASDYSRQRVFKWFWWTHNFGYFGVYFFMVFHGSGFLVQDPFFYYFFLGPGILYTLDKLYSVSRSKTEIAVVKAELLPSEVTYLEFKRPSTFDYKAGQWVRIACLSQSPSEYHPFTLTSAPSEDTLKLHIRAVGPWTINLRNIYNPEVLRDSPYPKLYLDGPFGEGHQDWYKFDVSVLVGGGIGVTPFASILKDLIATAQSGVKIACKKVYFMWITRDQNQYEWLTDIIQEVEGKDTNGVLDTHIFITQFPQKFDLRTTMLYICERHFQKVAGKSLFTGLRAVTHFGRPEFKSFFASLPEEHPEVTKFGVFSCGPPPMTNGVDKTCSELNKYEGPSFLHHFENF, translated from the exons TTGTGGCGGCGGTAACTGGCCAGGAGTCAGTATTCGGCGGTGGCGGATACGAAGAGAAGGAATATCATCCCTACGATGGCTGGTTCAACAACAGAGCTCATCCAGAGTGGGGGGTTGTAG AGGGACCTCTGACCCGACGGGTGGAATCTCACTACGCTGATGGCACGTACGCGCCCTCTGGCGGCGATCGTCCCAACCCTCGATCTGTCAGCGAGGAAACGATGAGCGGCCTCACTGGGGAGGGATCTTACGTCAACAGAACCGCACTGCTCGTTTTCTTcg GTCAACAAGTGGTCGAGGAGATCTTGGACGCGCAGAGACCCGGATGCCCGCCCGAGTACTTCAATATCCCCATCCCGAAGGGGGATCCCCTGTATGACAAGGAGGGGCGAGGGGACGTTGTTCTCCCGTTCCTGCGATCAAGATATGACATGTCAATCACCGGCTACAACCCCAACCAGCCCCGACAGCAG TTGAACGAAATCACCCCGTTCATTGATGGAGGCCTCACCTATGGGGTGAGCAAGGCCTGGGCGGATGCTCTGCGTCTGTTGAAGTCGAATTGTTCGGAAAGGAGCGCCAGCAACAACTTATTCGCGTCACAG GACGACCCGCAAGATTGTCGGGGTGAGCTGGCCTCTTATAAAGGGGACGGGAGATTCCCGGTCGAAAACTCACTTGGTCTGCCCCTGGCTAACCCGCCGCCTCCCCGTGACCATCAGTTGAAGTCGGCGACGAGATTCTTCC GACTGGGGAACCCCCGTGGTAACGAAAACCCTTTTCTTCTTACGTTTGGTATTTTGTGGTTTCGACATCATAATTGGTTGGCACGTGAGTTTCGTAAACACAATTCTGATTGGTCGGACGAGAAGGTATACAATGAAGCTCGCGCCATGAACATCGCGATCCATCAG AAAATTGTGCTTTACGATTGGTTGCCTTTGCTACTTGGAAGCTGTGAGGGAAGAACAGATGGTGGAGAAATATGTTTGAACGTCACTGAATATGACG GGTACAAATCGGCAATTCATCCGGGGGTTACCCACGTTTTTCAATCTGCCGCCATGAGATGGGGTCACACACTGGTGCCACCTGGCGTTTACAGACGAACCGGTTATAACGAG acaAGCGGAACTTGcgaatttttgaaaacaacgcGCTTCACCGCCGGTGACAGGCACGACTTTGTCGCTGTGCACGAAAACAAACCTGGCCTGAGGACGTGCAACACTTACTGGAACTCTCTG GAGGCGATCCAAGAGACCGACATTGACACGATGCTGATGGGGATGGCGAGCCAAATATCGGAGCGGGAGGACAACATCATCACTCCAGATCTCAGGGGAAACGTGTTTGGACCTTTGGAGTTTTCACGACGTGATCTCATGGCTCTTAACATTCAG AGAGGGCGCGACCACGGGTTGCCAGATTACAACACTGCAAGAAGGGCGTTCGGTTTGCAGGAAAAGCAGACTTTTGAGGAAATCAATCCCACACTTTTCAACACTCAAAGTGGAAAGACTGAGCGGGCAAACGGGACAgga GTTCTTGAAAGACTCAAACAAGTTCACAACAACACGCTGAGCAAAGTTGACGTTTGGACCGGAGGGCTGCTTGAAACGCAGCAAGGTGGGCCGGGGGAGTTGTTCCGGGCGATCATTCGCGACCAGTTTCTCAGGATTCGTGACGGAGACAGATTTTGGTTCGAGAACACAAGAAACGG GTTGTTCTCATCAAGTCAACTTTCATTCATTTGGAACACGACCATACGTGATGTGATACTTCGCACGAACCCTTCCATGAAAGAATCGGACATCCAGGGTAACCCCTTCCAATGGAGGACAG GCGACTCAAACCTAAACTGCCCTCAACCGGACCAGTTGAGCGAACTTGATATGGAGAACTGCACAGACCCTGAGTATTTTGACTACTTCAGTGGCAGCGAGGTCTCTTACGCTCTTACCTTCACTTCGTTCGGACTTTTCATAATCG CGACTCTGTTGTTCTTGATCATCCTCGGCAAACAAAATGAGTCCAAGAGGAAAGTGATGAAGAAGCGAGCTGCCGCGCTCACCAAGAAGCAAAGTACTCAACAAAGTGGCGATGATTACGACATTGCTACGGAAATTCTGGGCAAGAAGTCCCGTGAAATAACC ATTAAATTGGGTCCAGGAAAACtgattcaaataaaaactgttaGTGGACGAAAACTTCGCACGATTGACCTTTCCAAGTCAGACGAAGTCCTCATCTGTCGTTCATACAGCAAAGAAAGGACGGAAATGTTTTTACGAGTTTCCGACGATACCCACGACTTG GTTCTCAATTTCAATGACAGCGAAGAACGAGACAGTTTCGTGGTAAGAGCGAAAACTTTCCTCCAAGAGAACAACATCCGGTACAACGACACTGAAGTCAGCTCAAGTCAACTGATGGGGCAAGCCAGCACCAAGGAGATGAGGGATAAATTGTTACAGagatttttcaaaactgcGCTAGCTGCT TCTGTTAAACTGGAAACTGACGAAGGCGAAAGCTTACGAGATCTTGTTAACTCGAAAGAGGCGCGAAAGTTTATCCACGTCGAGTTAAGCAAGAGAGAGTTTGCTGAATACCTGAAGCTGAAACCCGACAGCTTGTTCGTGGAGCAAATGTTCAGCACAGCGGACACCGACCAAAGCGGTGCCATCTCCTTCCGGGAGTTTCTTGACATCATGGTCCTCTTTACTAAAG GCTCTCCTGACGACAAGGCCAAACTCATGTTTAACATGTACGACTTGGACAAAAGTGGAGAACTGTCAGTTGATGAATTCAGAGTCATGCTCAA GTCGATGATGGAAATGGTGAGCACGTCAGTCGAAAGCGAACAACTCGACGATCTTGTCAACACAATGATGACCAGCCATGGCTTCGGGAACAAGACCTCTTTAACTTTGAACGATTTTAACAAGATCATGTCGAAGTATTCTACGGAGCTGAGCGACGCGTCCCTTCACGTCCCAG GCATCGACAAACAACGGCAACAGACTGTCATGCACGCAGCACCAGCTCGCGAGAATCGTGCCCTCAGAGCAAGGCGGACTGTGAGAGCATACGCCGAAAA ACGTCATGGCGACGCAGGAATTCGACAACGTGCTGATAGAAAATCACGTGTTCAAGTCAAAGTTACAGAAGCAAAGTTTGAGAAGAATGAAGTTATCCAATGGTGGCAGAGTGTGCAAAAGTACATTCAAAACTACAGACTGGAAATATTTTGGCTTTCGCTGTATCTTCTGGTGTTAGCCGGGATCTTCATCGAACGAGCTTATT ATTACTCCGTGGAGCGAGAATTTGCAGGACTTCGTCGTATTGCTGGCTATGGCGTCTCCATCACACGTGGCGCCGCCTCGGCAATGATGTTTACGTACTGCAGCATACTAGTCACCATGTGCCGTAACACGATTACTGCACTTCGGGAAACATTCCTTCATCGCTATATACCGTTTGATTCTGCCGTCACAATGCATAAGATTATTGCCTGGCTCGCATTGGTATTCACAG TCATGCACATCATTGGTCACTCTCTGAACATTTATGCAATCTCCACCCAACCTGCCGGTGACCTGACCTGCCTGTTCCGAGACTATTGGCGCCCTAGTGACGAGTTGCCCAAGTTCCACTACTGGTGCTGGCAGACTTTGACAGGCATCACCGGAGTTCTTCTCACGCTTATTATCATTGTTAT GTACATCTTTGCCTCCGACTATTCCCGACAAAGGGTTTTTAAATGGTTTTGGTGGACGCACAACTTCGGTTACTTTGGAGTTTATTTCTTCATGGTTTTTCATGGCAGCGGGTTTTTGGTTCAg GATCCTTTCTTTTACTACTTCTTCCTCGGACCTGGCATACTCTACACCCTCGACAAACTGTACAGCGTCAGCAGAAGCAAGACAGAAATAGCAGTCGTTAAAGCTGAACTTCTTCCATCTGAAGTGACCTATCTTGAATTTAAGCGCCCTTCTACCTTTGACTACAAAGCAGGCCAATGG gtTCGAATCGCGTGTCTTTCTCAATCTCCGAGCGAATACCATCCATTTACACTGACGTCAGCTCCATCTGAGGACACCTTGAAGCTTCACATAAGAGCGGTGGGGCCGTGGACAATCAACCTCCGAAACATTTACAATCCTGAAGTATTGAGGGATTCTCCTTATCCAAAG CTTTACCTCGACGGCCCATTCGGTGAAGGGCACCAGGACTGGTACAAATTTGATGTTTCTGTTCTTGTGGGCGGCGGCATCGGTGTCACACCATTCGCTTCCATTTTGAAGGATCTTATCGCAACTGCACAATCAGGAGTGAAAATCGCCTGCAAGAAG GTGTACTTTATGTGGATCACGAGAGACCAGAACCAGTACGAGTGGTTGACCGACATCATACAAGAAGTGGAAGGTAAAGACACAAACGGGGTTCTTGACACTCACATCTTCATCACTCAGTTCCCGCAAAAGTTCGACTTGCGAACCACAATGCTG taCATCTGCGAGAGACATTTCCAGAAGGTTGCTGGAAAGTCTCTTTTTACTGGCTTGCGGGCTGTCACACACTTTGGTCGTCCCGAATTTAAGTCCTTTTTTGCTTCTTTGCCCGAAGAACATCCTGAG GTGACAAAATTCGGCGTGTTTAGCTGTGGACCGCCTCCGATGACGAATGGCGTTGATAAGACTTGCTCTGAGCTAAACAAATATGAAGGACCCTCCTTCCTACATCACTTCGAAAACTTTTAA